A stretch of Bradyrhizobium sp. CCBAU 53338 DNA encodes these proteins:
- a CDS encoding CbtB-domain containing protein: MSQSQLADAQATTQVTLPVAAGQVGRLSQALMAMVLGVFVVGMVGFSHIDVVHNAAHDVRHSNAFPCH; the protein is encoded by the coding sequence ATGAGCCAATCCCAGCTCGCCGACGCCCAGGCCACGACTCAGGTCACGCTTCCGGTCGCCGCCGGGCAGGTGGGACGGCTGTCGCAGGCTCTGATGGCCATGGTGCTCGGCGTGTTCGTCGTCGGCATGGTCGGGTTCTCCCACATCGACGTCGTCCACAACGCCGCTCACGACGTCCGCCACTCGAACGCGTTCCCCTGCCACTAA
- a CDS encoding CbtA family protein, with the protein MSTFRSIVFASVISGFIVGLIVTVVQQFGTVPLILKAEVFEKAAETHRHDAALAVQPAATGHDHAGHEHGAGDHDHGAGAWEPRDGFERNAYTAAANVLTAIGFALLLAGFFAVRSGTTGASVPWHEGLLWGLAGFAVFTLAPGLGLPPELPGVPSAPLLSRQIWWLAAVLATSGGLALIAFRRTVPAAISGVILLTLPHLIGAPELANIETNVPSSLTHQFVTAVTVTSLVFWTLLGGLTSTVFARFDRSAEQRA; encoded by the coding sequence ATGAGCACGTTTCGTTCGATCGTCTTCGCGTCGGTCATATCAGGCTTCATCGTCGGTCTCATCGTCACTGTCGTCCAGCAGTTCGGCACCGTCCCCCTGATCCTGAAGGCGGAAGTCTTCGAGAAGGCGGCCGAGACGCATCGGCATGACGCAGCGCTCGCGGTGCAACCGGCGGCGACCGGGCACGACCACGCCGGCCATGAGCATGGCGCCGGCGACCACGACCATGGCGCCGGGGCCTGGGAGCCGCGCGACGGTTTTGAGCGCAACGCCTATACGGCTGCCGCCAACGTCCTGACCGCGATCGGCTTCGCGCTGCTGCTGGCCGGCTTCTTCGCCGTGCGCAGCGGAACGACCGGTGCGAGCGTGCCCTGGCACGAAGGCCTGCTCTGGGGCCTCGCCGGCTTTGCCGTCTTTACGCTGGCGCCTGGCCTCGGCCTGCCGCCGGAGCTGCCCGGCGTGCCCTCGGCGCCGCTGCTGTCGCGGCAGATCTGGTGGCTCGCCGCCGTGCTGGCGACATCAGGAGGGCTCGCTTTGATCGCCTTCCGCCGCACGGTGCCGGCGGCAATATCGGGCGTGATCCTGCTGACCTTGCCGCATCTGATCGGTGCGCCGGAGCTCGCCAATATCGAGACCAACGTGCCGTCGTCGCTGACGCATCAGTTCGTCACCGCGGTGACGGTGACGAGCCTGGTGTTCTGGACGCTGCTGGGCGGTCTGACCAGCACCGTGTTTGCGCGTTTTGATCGCAGCGCGGAGCAGCGCGCTTAA
- a CDS encoding nickel/cobalt efflux transporter, with product MTDLSHLLQQSSANAWLFVPSAILLGALHGLEPGHSKTMMAAFIIAVRGTVFQAVLLGLSATVSHTAIVWAVALAGLYFGQELSGERSEAYLQLVSAVIIVGIAGWMVWRTWRDQNHEHEHDHHHHDEPQSMSLAGSSLSLEVFEDGVPPRWRIRSEGDALPSAGDVKVTTIREDGAEQTFAFAARDGYLESIDEIPEPHAFKARVTLGADAVEIIFEEHDHDHIDLGDEDDAHARAHAADIRKRFAGRTVTTAQIVLFGLSGGLIPCPAAITVLLLCIQLKQFSLGFVLVLSFGIGLAITMVSAGVLAALSLRHVERHWGGFTRYAHRAPYVSAALIVFVGLYTGWTGLHELML from the coding sequence ATGACCGACCTGTCTCACCTGCTCCAGCAGAGCAGCGCGAACGCGTGGCTGTTCGTACCCAGCGCCATCCTGCTCGGCGCGCTACACGGGCTCGAGCCCGGCCACTCCAAGACCATGATGGCCGCTTTCATCATCGCGGTGCGGGGCACCGTGTTCCAGGCCGTGCTGCTCGGCCTGTCGGCGACCGTCTCCCACACCGCGATCGTCTGGGCTGTCGCGCTCGCGGGGTTGTATTTCGGCCAGGAACTGTCCGGGGAACGCAGCGAGGCGTATCTGCAACTGGTGTCCGCGGTCATCATCGTCGGCATCGCCGGCTGGATGGTCTGGCGCACCTGGCGGGATCAGAACCACGAACACGAGCACGACCATCATCATCACGACGAGCCGCAGTCCATGTCCCTCGCCGGGTCGTCGTTGTCGCTGGAAGTGTTCGAGGACGGCGTGCCGCCGCGCTGGCGGATCCGGAGCGAAGGCGATGCGCTTCCCTCTGCCGGCGACGTCAAGGTGACCACGATCCGCGAGGACGGCGCGGAGCAGACCTTCGCGTTTGCCGCCCGGGACGGATATCTCGAAAGCATCGACGAGATCCCCGAGCCGCATGCGTTCAAGGCGCGCGTGACCCTGGGCGCGGACGCCGTCGAGATCATCTTCGAAGAGCACGATCACGACCATATCGATCTCGGCGACGAGGACGACGCGCACGCGCGTGCCCATGCCGCCGACATCCGCAAGCGCTTCGCAGGGCGCACGGTCACGACGGCGCAGATCGTGCTGTTCGGCCTCTCCGGCGGACTGATCCCCTGCCCCGCCGCCATCACCGTGCTGTTGCTCTGCATTCAGCTGAAGCAGTTCAGCCTCGGCTTCGTCCTGGTGCTGTCCTTCGGCATCGGGCTCGCGATCACGATGGTGTCGGCCGGCGTTCTCGCAGCCCTCAGCCTGCGACACGTCGAGCGTCACTGGGGCGGCTTCACCCGCTACGCGCACCGCGCGCCCTACGTCTCGGCGGCCCTGATCGTCTTCGTCGGCCTCTACACCGGCTGGACGGGGCTGCACGAACTGATGTTGTGA
- a CDS encoding metal/formaldehyde-sensitive transcriptional repressor translates to MSHTIKHKSKLIGRVRRIKGQLEAVERALESEIGCADVLMLVASVKGAISGLTTELLEDHIRHHVVDPAHEKDPEKAKGAADLIDVVRTYLK, encoded by the coding sequence ATGTCACACACGATCAAGCACAAGTCGAAGCTCATCGGCCGCGTCCGGCGCATCAAGGGGCAGCTCGAGGCCGTCGAACGCGCGCTGGAGTCGGAGATCGGCTGCGCCGACGTGCTGATGCTGGTGGCTTCGGTGAAGGGCGCGATCAGCGGCCTCACCACCGAACTGCTGGAAGACCATATCCGCCATCATGTCGTGGATCCCGCGCACGAGAAGGATCCGGAAAAGGCCAAGGGCGCCGCCGACCTGATCGACGTCGTCCGAACCTATTTGAAGTGA